From the genome of Planctomycetota bacterium:
GCCGACCTTCTTGAATTCGCCGGTCGTGACCTTGGCGACCATGGTCTCCAGCGCGGCGGCGAGCTGCTTGTCGCTGCGCTTGTCGCGGAGCCAGTCGGGCGTGACTTTATCCGCCGACCCGTTGCCGTCCTTGATGACATCCGAGTCGCGTCGGAGCTCGGTCATCTTGCGGATTTCATCGAAGCTCATCGGCACGTAGTACCCGTCATTGGGATCGACGCCCCATGTATCGGCGCCTTCGCGGCGATGGATGTTTCGGCCGGACGGCAGGTAGTAGTACGCCATTGTCACCTTGATCGCGCCGTTGCCGCCTTCCAGCGCCATGACCTGCTGCACGGAGCCCTTGCCGAAGCTGCGGGTGCCGAGGATGATCGCGCGGTTGTTGTCCTTGAGGGCGCCGGAGAGAATCTCCGCCGCCGACGCGCTGAACTCATTGACCATCACCACGACCGGGAAGTCGCCTTCGTCCAGCGCCTTGGTGGCCGTCTGAATCCGCTCGGGGCTGTTGCGGCCTTTGGTGGAGACGATCGTGCCGCTGGAAAGGAACATGTCGGAGATTTCGACGGCCTGATTGAGCAGCCCGCCGGGGTTGAACCGCAGGTCGAGGATCAGCCCCTTGAGCCCTTCCTGCTTAAGCTGATCGATCGCCGCCTTGAGCGCGTCCGCCGAGGGATCGGAGAACTGAGTGAGGCGGATGTAGCCGATGTGATTGTCGGGATCGAGCATGAAGTTCCAGTGATGGTCCTTCGTGCGGGAGAAACCCTTGACAGTCTGAATCTCGATGCGGCGGCGGGTGATCTCGAACGTGACTTCCTCGCCGGAGAGGTGCCGGAGCTTAAGCTTGACGACCGTACCTTCGGGGCCGGTGATGCGTTTGACGGCTTCGTTGGAGTCGAGGCCTTCGGTGCTTTTGCCGTCGATTTCGAGAATCACATCGCCCGCCATGACGCCCGCCTCGAACGCGGGGGAGTCTTCGAGCGGGGAGACGATGGTCAGGTGGCCGTCTTCGGAACTGATCTCGGCGCCGATGCCGCTGAACGTGGCGCGGGTCTGCTTGTCAAATGCTTCGAGACTCTCGGGGTCGAAGTAGTCGGTGTAGGGATCATTGAGCGAGGCGACCATGCCGTTGATCGCGCCGGTGAGCATCTTCTTCTGGTCCGGCTCCTCGACGTAATTGCGGACGATCTCGCTGCGGACGTCGACGACCGTGTCGAAGAAGTCGTAGGCATTGCCGCGGAGGGCGAGGGTATCGGGGATGCGGCCGAGGAAGATGCCCAGCAGGACCGCGAGGATGACGAACTCGAAGCGGATTCTCGCCATGAACTTGGCTCCCAGTGTTGGGGGTTAAGACGCGATATTGTAGCCGCAAGTTCATGGAGCTGCCAAAGAAACGCACGGGGCGGGACGGACGCGTCGCGTGCGGGCTACGATATGGGCCATATGGCCGAGCGCAAGGACATCTCAGTACAGGCGGAAAAGGCGGTTCTGGCGGCGGTGCTCGATCCGGCTCCGTGGGCGGCGAAAGGACCGGGCTACGACCCGCTGGCGGAACTGCGGGCGCTGGCGGAAGCGGCGGGGGCTCTCGTCGTCGATGAGTTGATTCAGCACCGCGCGCATCCCGTCGCCGGGACGTTCATCGGGCGCGGCAAGGTGGATGAACTGGCGATGATGGTGCAGGCGCACGAAGCGCAGGTGGTCATCTTCGAGAACGACCTGTCGCCTTCGCAGATTCGCAACATCGAAGAGATCGTCAAGGTGAAGATCCTCGACCGCAGTGAACTGATTCTGGACATCTTCGCGAGTCGGGCGCGGACGCACGAAGCGAAGCTTCAGGTGGAGCTGGCACAGCTCGAGTACACGTATCCGCGGCTGGCGGGGATGTGGACGCACCTGGAGCGCATCGGCGCGGGGGCGGGCGTGGGCACGCGCGGGCCGGGCGAAACGCAGATCGAAACCGACCGGCGCATCGTGCAGAACCGCAAGGCGGAACTGCGCCGTGAGATCGAGCGGATTCAGAGCCGCAAGCGACGCGAGGTGGACAAGCGCAACACCGACTTTTTCACCGTCGGCCTCGTCGGGTACACCAACGCCGGCAAGAGCACGCTCTTTAATACACTCACCGGCGAAAGCGTCTTCGCCGAGAACCTGCTGTTCGCCACGCTCGACACGCGCACGCGCCGATGGGACCTGGGCGGCGGGGATTCGGTGATGCTCTCCGACACCGTCGGGTTCG
Proteins encoded in this window:
- a CDS encoding PDZ domain-containing protein yields the protein MARIRFEFVILAVLLGIFLGRIPDTLALRGNAYDFFDTVVDVRSEIVRNYVEEPDQKKMLTGAINGMVASLNDPYTDYFDPESLEAFDKQTRATFSGIGAEISSEDGHLTIVSPLEDSPAFEAGVMAGDVILEIDGKSTEGLDSNEAVKRITGPEGTVVKLKLRHLSGEEVTFEITRRRIEIQTVKGFSRTKDHHWNFMLDPDNHIGYIRLTQFSDPSADALKAAIDQLKQEGLKGLILDLRFNPGGLLNQAVEISDMFLSSGTIVSTKGRNSPERIQTATKALDEGDFPVVVMVNEFSASAAEILSGALKDNNRAIILGTRSFGKGSVQQVMALEGGNGAIKVTMAYYYLPSGRNIHRREGADTWGVDPNDGYYVPMSFDEIRKMTELRRDSDVIKDGNGSADKVTPDWLRDKRSDKQLAAALETMVAKVTTGEFKKVGLANATLLAHVSEKANLEKRRDLLQENLDAVNKKLVEVQQKIEANDSSKPADKTAKADKKDDAAAAKPVDKPEPAPAAP
- the hflX gene encoding GTPase HflX, giving the protein MAERKDISVQAEKAVLAAVLDPAPWAAKGPGYDPLAELRALAEAAGALVVDELIQHRAHPVAGTFIGRGKVDELAMMVQAHEAQVVIFENDLSPSQIRNIEEIVKVKILDRSELILDIFASRARTHEAKLQVELAQLEYTYPRLAGMWTHLERIGAGAGVGTRGPGETQIETDRRIVQNRKAELRREIERIQSRKRREVDKRNTDFFTVGLVGYTNAGKSTLFNTLTGESVFAENLLFATLDTRTRRWDLGGGDSVMLSDTVGFVKNLPHHLVASFRATLEESIHSDLLLIVLDVSDPQAEAHLATVDTVLKEIDAVDQPRLLLLNKIDRVEDNTHLLLIQQAHPNAIPISAARGTGLDKLVAAVREAQRGGMVDLTLRVPMREGKALHMIENRAKVHDRQYDTDYVLLKLTIGQRQLDQLRATGARFEIVESA